One genomic window of Cannabis sativa cultivar Pink pepper isolate KNU-18-1 chromosome 2, ASM2916894v1, whole genome shotgun sequence includes the following:
- the LOC133034223 gene encoding uncharacterized protein LOC133034223, translated as MGLTDTIKEINNATSQEKAKTMIFLRRYLDESLKYEYLTTKDPSALWKDLKERYDHQKDVVLPATRDEWNGLRFQDFRKVNDYNSAMFRIVSQLKFCGQKITEEEMLEKKTYSTFHASNLTLQQQYRMRNFKKYSELITCLLVAEKNNELLMKNHQSRPTGSMALPEVNATNYNNYG; from the coding sequence ATGGGCCTTACTGATACTATTAAGGAGATAAATAATGCAACATCCCAAGAAAAGGCCAAGACAATGATTTTTCTCCGTCGATATCTTGATGAAagtttaaaatatgaatatcttaCTACAAAAGATCCAAGTGCATTATGGAAAGATCTTAAAGAAAGATACGACCATCAAAAGGATGTTGTTCTTCCAGCCACACGTGATGAATGGAATGGTCTACGTTTCCAAGATTTTAGAAAGGTTAATGATTATAATTCAGCAATGTTCAGAATCGTTTCTCAACTAAAATTCTGTGGGCAGAAAATCACAGAAGAGGAAATGTTGGAGAAAAAAACGTATTCTACATTCCATGCATCAAATTTAACATTGCAACAACAATATAGGATGCGTAATTTTAAGAAATATTCTGAACTTATTACATGTCTCCTTGTAGCAGAGAAAAATAATGAACTATTAATGAAGAATCATCAATCACGACCTACTGGTTCAATGGCACTTCCAGAAGTAAATGCCACAAACTATAATAATTACGGATGA